One part of the Osmerus mordax isolate fOsmMor3 chromosome 18, fOsmMor3.pri, whole genome shotgun sequence genome encodes these proteins:
- the LOC136962530 gene encoding tenascin, producing the protein MPLLRPFLFLLLASPALFTSPDSSLQTGVQRSPRDASQPIKVQISEGCVQMGDSSDSSQSGGVKELDLEPGSPLILTHRIRLMPSSGSGSGSCGCEADFEALKARIERLEREVSELREKCGGPEGGCCTSQSSTGSHCTRPECPNECSDQGRCEDGKCVCFPGFSGPDCSMSDCPGNCHDKGKCVNGQCVCDPGFTGPDCSQSACPGNCNNKGRCVNGKCVCDPGFTGPDCSQSACPGNCNNKGRCVNGKCVCDTGFTGPDCSESACPGNCNNKGKCVNGKCVCDTGFTGPDCSTKACPGNCNNKGKCVNGKCVCDTGFTGPDCSTKACPGNCNNKGKCVNGKCVCDTGFTGPDCSTKACPGNCNNKGKCVNGKCVCDTGFTGPDCLTKSCPGDCSDRGQCVDGKCVCATGFTGPDCSQNACPGNCNNKGKCVNGKCVCDIGFTGPDCSQSSCPGNCNNKGRCVRGKCVCRRGFTGPDCSECEAGFTGADCSTAMTGVSELSTKDITEDSVTLFWTPPAVQYDTYHITFTSKKESDQQVTAQVDGKQSTFPQSGLAAGQEYTVTVQGEVGGKRGGESSAEFQTLISGPKNLHVVKTTTTSVVVQWEQPQGEIDRYRLSVAPNEAAGSAKGSQELTLPPERDSAQIDGLVPGVLYDITLVAERGRSKSKPATVQATPGPEPPSDLVFSEVTENSVTVSWTRPKSSVSGFKVTYTHTQDGEPVSVAVGSEDSTLGLAKLSPGSTYEVSVISVLGLDESDPINDFVTTLPDPPTDLRAINVTDTKALLLWRPALATVDRYVIIYGTGKGPGLTVKVSGNAAEQQLQGLQGSTSYTVTITSQLGDVSSSEASTTFTTSSGSGGDREGPRDLKASQVTPRSALVSWKASSTPVGSYKLTYFTEGQEMKEITLDPTVTEYKLTRLRPTSKYTVKLQGERGGRYTSTISTEFTTGTLRFPFPSDCSQELLNGILDSGEVDIFPKGKEGPSLQVYCDMETDGGGWTVFQRRRDGSTDFFRDRKTYSAGFGELNNEFWLGNENLYILTSMAPMTLRVDLRAGTEAVYAKYSSFSVEKRKYVLRVSGYSGTAGDSMSYHSDQPFSTKDYNPNRWSITVCAMSYRGGWWYKNCHEANLNGLYGVIENHQGVIWTAWKGNDFSIPFTEMKFRPTAFNPPARG; encoded by the exons ATGCCTCTGCTCCGccccttcctgttcctgctcctgGCAAGCCCCGCCCTCTTCACCTCACCTGACTCCTCCCTGCAGACCGGGGTTCAAAGGTCACCCAGGgatgccagccagccaatcaaagtGCAAATCTCTGAAGGGTGTGTCCAAATGGGGGACTCCTCCGACTCAAGCCAATCAGGAGGAGTCAAGGAGCTAGACTTGGAACCCGGGTCGCCTCTGATCCTTACCCACCGGATCCGGCTGATGCCCAGCTCGGGGTCCGGCTCGGGGTCGTGCGGGTGCGAGGCGGACTTCGAGGCCCTGAAGGCTCGCAtcgagaggctggagagagaggtgtcggAGCTGAGGGAGAAGTGTGGAGGACCGGAGGGGGGATGCTGCACCTCCCAGTCCAGCACAG gttcTCACTGCACACGCCCAGAGTGTCCTAACGAGTGCAGTGACCAGGGCAGGTGTGAGGacgggaagtgtgtgtgcttccctGGCTTCAGCGGGCCTGACTGCAGCATGTCTGACTGCCCTGGAAACTGCCACGACAAGGGCAAGTGTGTGaacggacagtgtgtgtgtgatcccggTTTTACCGGTCCCGACTGCTCCCAGAGCGCCTGTCCCGGTAACTGCAACAACAAGGGTCGATGTGTTaacggcaagtgtgtgtgtgatcccggTTTTACCGGTCCCGACTGCTCCCAGAGCGCCTGTCCCGGTAACTGCAACAACAAGGGTCGATGTGTTaacggcaagtgtgtgtgtgacaccggtTTTACCGGACCAGACTGCTCCGAGAGCGCCTGTCCCGGTAACTGCAACAACAAGGGCAAGTGTGTTAacggaaagtgtgtgtgtgacaccggtTTCACCGGACCTGACTGCTCAACCAAGGCCTGTCCCGGTAACTGCAACAACAAGGGCAAGTGTGTTaacggcaagtgtgtgtgtgacaccggtTTCACCGGACCTGACTGCTCAACCAAGGCCTGTCCCGGTAACTGCAACAACAAGGGCAAGTGTGTTaacggcaagtgtgtgtgtgacaccggtTTCACCGGACCTGACTGCTCAACCAAGGCCTGTCCCGGTAACTGCAACAACAAGGGCAAGTGTGTTaacggcaagtgtgtgtgtgacaccggtTTTACCGGTCCTGACTGTTTGACAAAATCCTGTCCCGGTGACTGCAGCGACCGGGGGCAGTGTGTGGacggaaaatgtgtgtgtgccaccggATTTACCGGACCTGACTGCTCCCAGAATGCCTGTCCCGGTAACTGCAACAACAAAGGCAAGTGTGTTaacggcaagtgtgtgtgtgacatcggCTTCACCGGACCCGACTGTTCCCAGAGCTCCTGTCCCGGTAACTGCAACAACAAGGGCCGGTGCGTgcgggggaagtgtgtgtgtcggcgtggGTTCACCGGGCCTGACTGCAGCGAGTGTGAGGCCGGCTTCACCGGAGCAGACTGCAGTACCG ccatgaCAGGTGTGTCTGAGCTCAGCACCAAGGATATCACGGAGGACTCCGTCACCTTGTTCTGGACCCCCCCTGCTGTGCAGTACGACACCTACCACATCACCTTCACcagcaag aaagagagtgacCAGCAAGTTACAGCTCAGGTGGACGGGAAGCAGAGCACATTCCCCCAGAGCGGGCTGGCGGCAGGCCAGGAGTACACCGTCACCGTccagggagaggtgggagggaagagaggaggcgaGAGCTCCGCCGAGTTCCAAACAC TCATCTCTGGTCCTAAAAACCTCCATGTTGTCAAGACAACCACCACATCTGTGGTCGTCCAATGGGAGCAGCCACAGGGAGAGATTGACAGGTACCGCTTGAGTGTAGCACCCAATGAAGCAGCCGGGTCAGCCAAGGGCAGTCAGGAACTGACCCTGCCTCCCGAGAGAGACTCTGCCCAGATTGACGGTTTGGTGCCAGGTGTCCTCTATGACATCACTCTcgtggcagagagggggaggagcaagagCAAGCCAGCTACCGTCCAAGCAACGCCAG GTCCCGAGCCTCCATCTGACCTGGTCTTCAGCGAGGTGACGGAGAACTCGGTGACAGTGTCCTGGACCAGACCCAAGAGCTCCGTCAGTGGCTTCAAGGTCACCTACACCCACACGCAGGACG GCGAGCCGGTATCCGTGGCGGTGGGCTCGGAGGATTCCACCCTGGGGCTGGCGAAGCTCTCCCCAGGCTCCACTTACGAGGTCAGCGTCATATCCGTCCTCGGATTGGACGAGAGCGACCCCATCAATGACTTTGTCACCACAc TCCCAGACCCACCAACGGATCTGAGGGCGATAAACGTGACGGACACCAAGGCCTTGTTGCTATGGCGACCTGCCTTGGCAACGGTTGACCGCTATGTCATCATTTATGGCACAGGGAAAG gtccCGGGCTGACAGTGAAGGTGTCGGGTAACGCAGCAgagcagcagctccagggcCTGCAGGGCTCCACGTCCTACACCGTcaccatcaccagccagctggGGGACGTCAGCAGCTCCGAGGCCTCCACCACCTTCACCACCTCCAgcg GctctggaggagacagggagggcccGCGGGACCTGAAGGCCAGTCAGGTGACCCCTCGCTCGGCCCTGGTGTCCTGGAAGGCCTCCTCCACCCCGGTGGGAAGCTACAAACTCACCTACTTTACAGAGGGCCAGGAGATGAAG GAAATCACCCTCGACCCCACAGTGACGGAGTACAAGCTGACCAGGCTGAGGCCCACGTCCAAGTACACTGTGAAGCTTCAAGGGGAGAGGGGCGGTCGCTacacctccaccatctccactGAGTTCACCACAG gtACTCTACGATTCCCCTTCCCCAGCGACTGCTCCCAGGAGCTGCTGAACGGCATCCTGGACTCTGGGGAGGTGGACATCTTCCCCAAGGGCAAGGAGGGCCCATCTCTGCAGGTCTACTGTGACATGGAGACAGACGGGGGAGGATGGACG GTcttccagaggaggagggacggCAGTACAGACTTCTTCAGAGACAGGAAGACTTACAGTGCCGGCTTTGGAGAGCTAAACAACGAGTTCTGGCTGG GTAACGAGAACCTGTacatcctgaccagcatggcccCGATGACGCTGCGCGTGGACCTGAGGGCGGGGACTGAGGCTGTCTACGCCAAATACTCCTCCTTCTCTGTGGAGAAGAGGAAGTACGTGCTTAGGGTGTCGGGCTACTCCGGCACGGCAG GAGACTCTATGAGTTACCACAGCGACCAGCCTTTCTCCACCAAAGACTACAACCCCAACCGCTGGTCCATCACAGTGTGTGCCATGTCCTACAGGGGGGGCTGGTGGTACAAGAACTGTCACGAGGCCAACCTCAACGGCCTCTACGGGGTCATTGAGAACCACCAG ggagTCATCTGGACGGCCTGGAAAGGAAACGACTTCTCCATTCCCTTCACTGAGATGAAGTTCAGGCCCACAGCGTTCAACCCCCCCGctagggggtga